One window of Schistocerca cancellata isolate TAMUIC-IGC-003103 chromosome 9, iqSchCanc2.1, whole genome shotgun sequence genomic DNA carries:
- the LOC126101628 gene encoding high affinity copper uptake protein 1-like, which translates to MSHHLDLEHHHHHHHNHHQGGDETTPSPASTEGDHGASHHGAGHQGHHGGSMHSMVMHGGYSETVLFSWWVIDSPTSLVASVLGTALLAAVFEGLKYYREYLFWRSVTAASGPERGALPLLPVDGAADADALPRSRSTVSVRRASGMLDRLHLIQTVLQALQLLLSYALMLIFMTMNVWLCFAILVGDCLGFFLFAWKRPTVIETMDTCH; encoded by the coding sequence ATGTCGCATCACCTGGATCTCgagcaccaccatcaccaccaccacaaccaccaccaaggTGGCGACGAGACCACCCCCTCGCCGGCATCGACAGAGGGCGACCACGGCGCAAGCCACCATGGGGCAGGCCACCAGGGGCACCACGGGGGCTCGATGCACTCGATGGTGATGCACGGGGGCTACAGCGAGACGGTGCTCTTCTCGTGGTGGGTCATCGACTCGCCGACCAGCTTGGTGGCGTCGGTGTTGGGCACGGCGCTGCTGGCAGCTGTGTTCGAGGGCCTCAAGTACTACCGCGAATATCTCTTCTGGCGGAGCGTGACGGCAGCCTCGGGCCCGGAGCGCGGGGCACTGCCGCTCCTACCCGTAGATGGCGCCGCCGACGCAGATGCGCTACCCAGGAGTCGGTCCACCGTGTCGGTGCGCAGGGCCAGCGGCATGCTCGATCGGCTGCACCTCATCCAGACCGTGCTGCAGGCGCTCCAGCTGCTGCTCTCCTACGCACTCATGCTCATCTTCATGACCATGAACGTCTGGCTGTGCTTCGCGATCCTGGTCGGCGACTGCCTCGGCTTCTTCCTCTTCGCCTGGAAGAGACCCACTGTCATAGAGACCATGGACACGTGTCACTAG